From Rhodococcus sp. B7740:
ACGCCGGATGTCGATACCGACCGGAGGTTGACGAACCTCTGGTTGTCGAATGGGTGTAACGCTCGCCCAAAGAGACATTTTCATAGGCCCCGACTTAGGACCGCTGGCCGGAGCCACGCCCAAGTAGTCACGCGCATTCCCAGTCGAGCTTCGCGTGCCATTCAGAGTGACGCCGGGTGCAGTCGAATTGAAGTCCACTGGGTGTCGAGCCTGAAGGTTCGCAGCCGTGGCGTTGGCCGCAGCTGGACAAGCCGGAAATGTCTCGCTGCTGTCTTGCACATTCGAAGCCGAGTGTCCGTTGCCCAGGTGTGCCAAATATTCGCTACTTTCGTCCGCTGAGTAATTTGCCCCGCTTGCACTGAAAGCCGCTTGGTCGTGGAGCTCAGAGCCTCGGCAAGCGGCAACGGAGTGCCGACCGAGCCGGCGCCGAGGCTTGTAAGTGCCGTGCACGCTCGGCCATCTGGGCACCCACAATTCACGGCACCATATTGATTTCATCGGTATCACGACCATCACCTCCCTCACCATTGCAGTCGTTCTCTCAGTAGTCTTTGGGCCTTAAAATTTCGCGTTCGCGATGTCGTGTTGACCAATAAGGTTTTCGTAGTTGGTTAGACTCGGCCGCTTTAAGTAGTCAAGGCGACCCGAAAGTGAGTCTGCACTGGGGCACCATCAGCGATAGATTTGCTACGTTCGCAAGCTATCTACGTTCTCCCGATACCACTCAACGGTGGATGCGATTCCCCCCTCGAGGTCAATCTGCGGCTTCCATCCCGCGTCCCGCAACTTGTTCACGTCGAGCAATTTCTGCGGTGTGCCGTCCGGCTTGGAGGTGTCCCACTCGGTCTCGCCCTCGAATCCAACTGCTGCGGCCACAATCTGGGCGATCTCCTTGATCGTCGCGTCCTCGCCGGTTCCCACATTCACCTGATCTGGCCCGTCATAGTTCTCGAGGAGGTGGATGCATGCGGCGGCCATGTCATCGACGTGCAGGAACTCGCGTCTCGGCGAGCCGGTGCCCCAGTTGGTCACGGTATCGACACCAGCACGGCGAGCCTCGTCGTAACGACGAATGAGAGATGGCAGAACGTGCGAGCCCTTCGGTGAGAAGTTGTCGCCCGGGCCGTACAGGTTGGTTGGCATCGCCGATATCCACGGCAGACCGTACTGCTTACGCACCGACTGGATCTGTAAGATCCCAGCGATCTTGGCTATGGCGTACGCATCGTTGGTCG
This genomic window contains:
- a CDS encoding GDP-L-fucose synthase family protein — encoded protein: MSAVVTNGSPACDYTPAPLDRDAPFYVAGHRGLVGSAIWRQLEASGFSNLIGRPSSELDLKDRDAVFAFFEESKPKTVVLAAAKVGGILANSTYPVDFLSDNLRIQVNVLDAALAQNVERVLFLGSSCIYPKLAPQPIKEEYLLTGHLEPTNDAYAIAKIAGILQIQSVRKQYGLPWISAMPTNLYGPGDNFSPKGSHVLPSLIRRYDEARRAGVDTVTNWGTGSPRREFLHVDDMAAACIHLLENYDGPDQVNVGTGEDATIKEIAQIVAAAVGFEGETEWDTSKPDGTPQKLLDVNKLRDAGWKPQIDLEGGIASTVEWYRENVDSLRT